One stretch of Daphnia pulicaria isolate SC F1-1A chromosome 6, SC_F0-13Bv2, whole genome shotgun sequence DNA includes these proteins:
- the LOC124344009 gene encoding endoglucanase F-like isoform X1 → METSALCPSADLERCVGVLAFCGILDPTHFRLNCWISHQSLNPEMKVLIVLAVISTLGLVSAQYDYNLALKKSILFYEAQRSGKLTNNRIDWRGDTFLNDGSDVGVDLSGGYFDAGDHVKFGYPFAHSMIFLAWGMIDYRDAYTAAGELENGLAALRWGADWILKATKLDQGKVYGQAGNGGADHAYWGRPEDWPASQVRPSYAITTSQPGTDLAANYASALAATSVAIGSSDAAYSANLLAVARQLYDFAKTYRGIYSQSIADAGSYYSAYAYEDELTFAAGMLALATNEQAYKTDAANFWNEFGYGTSVQTFFDWDNKMAGIAVLLSRILGDQKYKTSAQAHCDYWINTERRTPKGLVFILEWGSLRHASNAAFGCLLVADSGIGDAAAYKAFAKQQIDYALGSTGRSYVVGFGNNPPVKCHHRGASCPDMPAPCGWNEYNSPNPNGQVLEGALVGGPDINDNYNDARDDYRANEVALDYNAGFQSALAGLINAGF, encoded by the exons ATGGAGACTTCAGCGCTTTGCCCATCGGCCGATTTGGAAAGGTGTGTCGGTGTGTTGGCGTTTTGCGGCATTTTG GATCCTACACACTTTAGACTGAACTGTTGGATAAGTCACCAGTCCTTGAACCCAGAGATGAAG GTCTTAATAGTTCTTGCGGTAATCTCCACGTTGGGGTTGGTCAGTGCTCAGTATGATTACAACTTGGCTTTGAAGAAGTCAATTTTGTTCTACGAAGCACAACGATCAGGCAAGCTTACTAACAATCGCATTGATTGGCGAGGCGACACTTTCTTGAACGATGGTTCAGATGTTGGCGTTGACTTGTCTGGTGGCTATTTTGACG CTGGTGATCACGTCAAATTTGGCTACCCCTTTGCTCATTCTATGATTTTCCTTGCATG GGGTATGATCGACTACAGGGATGCTTACACGGCGGCAGGAGAGCTTGAAAATGGTCTAGCAGCCCTTCGCTGGGGAGCTGACTGGATCTTGAAG GCTACGAAATTGGACCAAGGTAAAGTTTACGGACAAGCTGGAAACGGAGGAGCAGATCACGCTTATTGGGGACGACCAGAAGATTGGCCAGCTAGTCAAGTTCGCCCCTCGTACGCAATCACCACTAGTCAACCAGGCACAGATCTGGCAGCCAACTACGCCTCCGCTTTGGCCGCTACGTCGGTCGCCATCGGTAGCTCTGACGCCGCATACTCGGCCAATCTTCTTGCCGTTGCTCGACAACTGTATGACTTTGCCAAGACTTACCGGGGTATTTACTCCCAGTCGATCGCCGATGCTGGATCCTATTATTC ggCATACGCATATGAAGATGAATTGACATTTGCTGCTGGAATGCTTGCACTCGCCACTAATGAGCAAGCCTACAAAACAGACGCAGCCAACTTCTGGAACGAATTTGGCTATGGCACCTCCGTCCAGACTTTCTTCGACTGGGATAACAAGATGGCCGGAATTGCTGTTCTTCTTTCTCGTATTCTAGGCGACCAAAAATACAAGACATCCGCCCAAGCTCATTGCGATTACTGGATCAACACCGAGCGTAGAACACCAAAGGGATTAGTCTTCATTCTTGAATGGGGAAGTCTCCGTCATGCCTCCAATGCTGCCTTTGGCTGTTTGTTAGTGGCTGACTCTGGTATCGGTGACGCTGCCGCCTACAAAGCTTTTGCCAAACAACAGATTGATTACGCCCTAGGCTCTACTGGCCGAAGCTACGTCGTCGGCTTTGGTAACAATCCTCCAGTCAAATGCCATCACAGAGGAGC GTCCTGCCCCGATATGCCGGCTCCTTGCGGATGGAATGAGTACAACAGCCCCAACCCCAATGGACAAGTCCTCGAAGGAGCTCTTGTTGGTGGACCGGATATTAACGACAACTACAATGACGCTCGTGACGACTACAGAGCAAACGAG GTCGCGCTCGACTACAACGCTGGCTTCCAAAGTGCTTTGGCTGGTCTAATCAACGCcggattttaa
- the LOC124344009 gene encoding endoglucanase F-like isoform X2 has translation MDPTHFRLNCWISHQSLNPEMKVLIVLAVISTLGLVSAQYDYNLALKKSILFYEAQRSGKLTNNRIDWRGDTFLNDGSDVGVDLSGGYFDAGDHVKFGYPFAHSMIFLAWGMIDYRDAYTAAGELENGLAALRWGADWILKATKLDQGKVYGQAGNGGADHAYWGRPEDWPASQVRPSYAITTSQPGTDLAANYASALAATSVAIGSSDAAYSANLLAVARQLYDFAKTYRGIYSQSIADAGSYYSAYAYEDELTFAAGMLALATNEQAYKTDAANFWNEFGYGTSVQTFFDWDNKMAGIAVLLSRILGDQKYKTSAQAHCDYWINTERRTPKGLVFILEWGSLRHASNAAFGCLLVADSGIGDAAAYKAFAKQQIDYALGSTGRSYVVGFGNNPPVKCHHRGASCPDMPAPCGWNEYNSPNPNGQVLEGALVGGPDINDNYNDARDDYRANEVALDYNAGFQSALAGLINAGF, from the exons ATG GATCCTACACACTTTAGACTGAACTGTTGGATAAGTCACCAGTCCTTGAACCCAGAGATGAAG GTCTTAATAGTTCTTGCGGTAATCTCCACGTTGGGGTTGGTCAGTGCTCAGTATGATTACAACTTGGCTTTGAAGAAGTCAATTTTGTTCTACGAAGCACAACGATCAGGCAAGCTTACTAACAATCGCATTGATTGGCGAGGCGACACTTTCTTGAACGATGGTTCAGATGTTGGCGTTGACTTGTCTGGTGGCTATTTTGACG CTGGTGATCACGTCAAATTTGGCTACCCCTTTGCTCATTCTATGATTTTCCTTGCATG GGGTATGATCGACTACAGGGATGCTTACACGGCGGCAGGAGAGCTTGAAAATGGTCTAGCAGCCCTTCGCTGGGGAGCTGACTGGATCTTGAAG GCTACGAAATTGGACCAAGGTAAAGTTTACGGACAAGCTGGAAACGGAGGAGCAGATCACGCTTATTGGGGACGACCAGAAGATTGGCCAGCTAGTCAAGTTCGCCCCTCGTACGCAATCACCACTAGTCAACCAGGCACAGATCTGGCAGCCAACTACGCCTCCGCTTTGGCCGCTACGTCGGTCGCCATCGGTAGCTCTGACGCCGCATACTCGGCCAATCTTCTTGCCGTTGCTCGACAACTGTATGACTTTGCCAAGACTTACCGGGGTATTTACTCCCAGTCGATCGCCGATGCTGGATCCTATTATTC ggCATACGCATATGAAGATGAATTGACATTTGCTGCTGGAATGCTTGCACTCGCCACTAATGAGCAAGCCTACAAAACAGACGCAGCCAACTTCTGGAACGAATTTGGCTATGGCACCTCCGTCCAGACTTTCTTCGACTGGGATAACAAGATGGCCGGAATTGCTGTTCTTCTTTCTCGTATTCTAGGCGACCAAAAATACAAGACATCCGCCCAAGCTCATTGCGATTACTGGATCAACACCGAGCGTAGAACACCAAAGGGATTAGTCTTCATTCTTGAATGGGGAAGTCTCCGTCATGCCTCCAATGCTGCCTTTGGCTGTTTGTTAGTGGCTGACTCTGGTATCGGTGACGCTGCCGCCTACAAAGCTTTTGCCAAACAACAGATTGATTACGCCCTAGGCTCTACTGGCCGAAGCTACGTCGTCGGCTTTGGTAACAATCCTCCAGTCAAATGCCATCACAGAGGAGC GTCCTGCCCCGATATGCCGGCTCCTTGCGGATGGAATGAGTACAACAGCCCCAACCCCAATGGACAAGTCCTCGAAGGAGCTCTTGTTGGTGGACCGGATATTAACGACAACTACAATGACGCTCGTGACGACTACAGAGCAAACGAG GTCGCGCTCGACTACAACGCTGGCTTCCAAAGTGCTTTGGCTGGTCTAATCAACGCcggattttaa
- the LOC124344020 gene encoding signal peptidase complex subunit 3-like produces MHTFLTRGNALLTFTLSVLAGLTFFCFLSTALNAYSATANIDTVKVLVKNVPDYSAQKEKQDLGYLMFDLQADLNPLFNWNAKQLFVFLVAEYETTDNKLNQVVLWDKIIQRGENANLDMKNMNTNYYFWDDGNGLRGNPNVTLTLSWNVVPNAGTLSIIRGSGSHSFSFPNEYTNVRAQ; encoded by the exons ATGCACACATTTTTGACAAGAGGAAACGCGTTATTGACGTTTACCCTTAGTGTTCTAGCTGGGCttactttcttttgttttctatcgACCGCACTGAATGCGTATTCCGCTACAGCAAACATTGACACCGTCAAAGTATTAGT TAAAAATGTCCCCGATTATAGTgcacaaaaagagaaacaagatCTTGGGTACCTGATGTTTGATCTCCAGGCTGATCTGAACCCTCTATTTAACTGGAATGCTAAACAGTTATTTGTCTTTCTTGTTGCTGAATATGAAACCACCGATAACAAATTAAATCAG GTTGTTTTATGGGACAAAATTATTCAACGTGGAGAAAATGCCAATCTTgacatgaaaaatatgaacACCAACTACTACTTCTGGGATGATGGAAATGGACTCAGGGGAAACCCCAATGTTACTCTAACTCTATCATGGAATGTTGTTCCAAATGCAGGAACTCTTTCTATTATTAGAGGGTCAGGATCACATTCATTTAGTTTCCCAAATGAGTACACAAATGTCAGAGCTCAgtaa
- the LOC124344010 gene encoding probable asparagine--tRNA ligase, mitochondrial — protein MAAFKNIKMQFVQLRVLLKKSSPCLQLNLCRFKYNEAVSVKSVLRDHPVGSDIVVKGWVKSLRKQKSNTFMHISDGSVEQIQVVIPSSVCDEDCCFNSAVEISGKVVVSPKPNQPVEIQGETVKVVGKLDLQSFPFGPRKYYAPEYVRQQIHLRPKTNIYSAILRLSSLITNALQTTLIQDNFVSVFTPILTSNDCEGAGEVFLTRPASDEMCREMGGNRKLEESYFNKKVYLTVSGQLHLEAIAGGISKVFTLGPTFRSENSRSRRHLAEFRMLEAEIAFCNDLQPILSTIESLVKHSAKVILEHGSLDLITVGKYYNENLEESLNEVLKSPFTTISYREAMELLLNNRDSFKTPPRDGADIGSEHELFLVKHMGGPTFLVDWPAKIKPFYMRTNNDDNSLVSCVDLLVPGVGELCGGSLRENRYDILKSRLESLNLEESLSWYLDLRKFGGSPTGGFGMGVERLISYLLKIPNVKDIVPFPRTPHNCPM, from the exons ATGGCGGCTTTTAAAAACatcaaaatgcaatttgtaCAACTCCGggttttacttaaaaaatcaTCCCCGTGTTTACAATTAAATCTCTGTAGGTTTAAATACAATGAAGCTGTTTCTGTCAAATCAGTTCTTCGTGATCATCCTGTTGGTTCCGACATTGTTGTTAAA GGTTGGGTGAAGTCCTTAAGGAAGCAAAAATCAAACACCTTTATGCATATTAGCGATGGATCAGTTGAACAAATTCAAGTTGTAATTCCTTCATCTGTATGTGATGAAGACTGCTGCTTTAACTCAGCTGTTGAAATAAGTGGCAAGGTAGTGGTTAGTCCAAAACCTAATCAGCCTGTAGAAATTCAAGGTGAAACAGTTAAAGTTGTGGGTAAATTAGACTTGCAGTCCTTTCCATTTGGCCCACGAAAATACTATGCACCTGAATATGTCAGACAACAGATTCATCTGAGACCTAAAACCAACATATACTCAGCAATTCTCAGGCTTTCGAGTCTTATAACCAATGCATTGCAAACTACCTTGATTCAAGATAATTTTGTCAGTGTCTTCACCCCAATTCTTACCTCTAATGACTGTGAAGGGGCAGGAGAAGTATTTCTTACTAGACCGGCATCGGATGAAATGTGCCGTGAAATGGGAGGCAATAGAAAACTAGAAGAATCCTATTTCAATAAGAAAGTTTACCTGACAGTATCTGGCCAGCTTCATTTGGAGGCAATTGCAGG AGGCATTTCCAAAGTTTTCACTCTGGGACCAACATTTCGTTCGGAAAACTCAAGATCTCGAAGGCATTTAGCTGAATTTCGAATGCTCGAAGCTGAAATTGCGTTTTGTAATGATCTGCAGCCCATTCTATCAACGATCGAAAGCTTAGTGAAACATTCCGCAAAAGTCATCCTGGAACACGGATCCCTAGACCTGATAACAGTGGGGAAATATTACAATGAAAATTTAGAG GAATCACTAAATGAGGTGTTAAAATCACCTTTTACCACAATCAGCTACAGAGAAGCTATGGAGTTGTTGTTAAATAATCGAGATTCATTTAAAACTCCACCTCGAGACGGAGCCGATATAGGATCGGAACACGAATTGTTTCTAGTCAAACATATGGGAGGGCCGACTTTTCTTGTTGACTGGCCAGCGAAAATCAAACCCTTTTATATGCGAACAAATAACGACGATAATAGTCTG GTTTCTTGTGTTGATCTACTAGTGCCTGGAGTTGGGGAACTGTGTGGGGGAAGTCTACGAGAAAACAGATACGACATTCTCAAGAGTCGATTGGAATCGCTTAACCTAGAAGAGTCACTTAGTTGGTATCTTGatttaagaaaatttggtGGATCTCCAACTGGTGGTTTTGGGATGGGTGTTGAAAgacttatttcttatttgttgaAAATACCTAACGTGAAAGACATTGTACCTTTCCCACGGACCCCCCACAACTGCCCAATGTAA
- the LOC124344033 gene encoding ragulator complex protein LAMTOR1-like isoform X2, which translates to MGCCCSTDKDSNQNGESNERTHLLGNAVSNNTPIQRTPYDGLRYPGSVPKPTDEQSALNKILQQTATNVIDVAALDSHNLEQHEYVERARQYIQKAQAVQPVLLSKYSKLILTKNTVLKDMPAIDNLLIDSPICVMDYHMMMKNSSKISRALNEIHIEHKEDLVVPFAIP; encoded by the exons atggGTTGCTGTTGTTCAACTGACAAAGATTCCAACCAG AATGGAGAAAGCAACGAAAGGACTCACTTGTTAGGAAATGCAGTCAGCAATAATACACCTATCCAGAGAACTCCGTA TGATGGTTTACGTTATCCGGGATCAGTACCTAAACCGACTGATGAACAGTCTGCACTGAACAAAATTTTGCAGCAAACTGCCAC AAATGTTATTGATGTTGCTGCTCTTGACTCACACAACCTGGAACAGCATGAATATGTTGAAAGGGCAAGGCAGTATATTCAGAAGGCTCAGGCCGTTCAACCAGTATTGCTGTCAAAGTATAGCAAGCTAATCCTTACTAAAAACACTG TTTTAAAGGATATGCCTGCAATTGATAATTTGCTGATTGACTCTCCCATTTGTGTGATGGACTACCATATGATGATGAAAAACTCATCCAAGATTTCAAGAGcattaaatgaaattcataTTGAACACAAGGAAGATCTGGTAGTCCCCTTTGCTATTCCTTAA
- the LOC124344033 gene encoding ragulator complex protein LAMTOR1-like isoform X1 encodes MGCCCSTDKDSNQNGESNERTHLLGNAVSNNTPIQRTPYDGLRYPGSVPKPTDEQSALNKILQQTATNVIDVAALDSHNLEQHEYVERARQYIQKAQAVQPVLLSKYSKLILTKNTAVLKDMPAIDNLLIDSPICVMDYHMMMKNSSKISRALNEIHIEHKEDLVVPFAIP; translated from the exons atggGTTGCTGTTGTTCAACTGACAAAGATTCCAACCAG AATGGAGAAAGCAACGAAAGGACTCACTTGTTAGGAAATGCAGTCAGCAATAATACACCTATCCAGAGAACTCCGTA TGATGGTTTACGTTATCCGGGATCAGTACCTAAACCGACTGATGAACAGTCTGCACTGAACAAAATTTTGCAGCAAACTGCCAC AAATGTTATTGATGTTGCTGCTCTTGACTCACACAACCTGGAACAGCATGAATATGTTGAAAGGGCAAGGCAGTATATTCAGAAGGCTCAGGCCGTTCAACCAGTATTGCTGTCAAAGTATAGCAAGCTAATCCTTACTAAAAACACTG CAGTTTTAAAGGATATGCCTGCAATTGATAATTTGCTGATTGACTCTCCCATTTGTGTGATGGACTACCATATGATGATGAAAAACTCATCCAAGATTTCAAGAGcattaaatgaaattcataTTGAACACAAGGAAGATCTGGTAGTCCCCTTTGCTATTCCTTAA